One Pectobacterium polaris DNA window includes the following coding sequences:
- a CDS encoding glucan biosynthesis protein G, which yields MLSVSAVPAWAFSIDDVAQQAEKLAQKGFEAPKSNLPAQFRDMKFADYQQIRFNNDKSYWNNVQTPFKLQFYHQGMYFDTPVKINEVTATTVDEIKYSPEYFDFGSVNHDPETVKNLGFAGFKVLYPINKADKNDEIVSMLGASYFRVVGKGQIYGLSARGLAIDTALPSGEEFPRFREFWIERPKQNDKHLVIYALLDSPRAAGAYRFTVYPGRDSVVDVQAKVFLRDKVGKLGIAPLTSMYLFGPNQPSPTLNYRPALNDSNGLSIHAGNGEWIWRPLNNPKHLSVSTYAVENPKGFGLLQRGRDFAAYEDLDDRYDLRPSGWIEPKGEWGKGKVELVEIPTADETNDNIVAFWTPDVLPETGKPLDIKYRLHFTRDEDQLHSPNIAYVQQTRRSAGDVKQSNLIRQPDGTIAYIVDFVGPNLKELDENAPVASQVSIGDNGEIVENNVRYNPVTHGWRLTLRLRVKDAKQPTEMRAALVNGETTLTETWSNQLPANE from the coding sequence ATGCTGTCTGTAAGCGCAGTGCCTGCTTGGGCATTTTCTATTGATGATGTGGCACAGCAGGCTGAAAAGCTGGCACAAAAGGGTTTTGAAGCGCCGAAAAGTAATCTGCCTGCGCAATTCCGTGATATGAAATTTGCGGACTATCAGCAGATTCGTTTCAATAACGATAAATCATACTGGAATAATGTACAGACGCCTTTCAAGCTCCAGTTTTACCATCAGGGCATGTATTTCGATACGCCGGTAAAAATTAATGAAGTGACGGCGACAACGGTTGATGAGATTAAATACTCTCCTGAGTATTTTGATTTTGGTTCCGTTAATCACGATCCTGAAACGGTTAAAAATCTCGGTTTTGCTGGTTTTAAAGTTCTCTATCCGATCAATAAAGCAGATAAGAACGATGAAATTGTCAGCATGCTGGGTGCCAGCTATTTCCGTGTTGTAGGTAAAGGCCAGATTTATGGCTTGTCCGCCCGTGGTCTGGCTATCGATACGGCTTTGCCTTCTGGTGAAGAGTTCCCGCGCTTCCGTGAGTTCTGGATTGAACGTCCAAAACAAAATGATAAACACCTGGTGATTTATGCGCTGTTGGATTCGCCGCGCGCCGCAGGGGCTTACCGTTTTACCGTTTATCCAGGTCGTGACAGCGTCGTAGATGTTCAGGCTAAAGTCTTCCTGCGTGATAAAGTGGGCAAGCTGGGTATCGCTCCGCTGACTAGTATGTATCTGTTTGGGCCGAATCAGCCGTCACCAACGCTGAATTATCGTCCAGCGCTGAACGACTCTAACGGTCTGTCAATCCATGCCGGTAATGGAGAATGGATTTGGCGTCCGCTGAATAATCCTAAGCACCTGTCTGTGAGCACGTATGCGGTAGAAAATCCGAAAGGGTTTGGTCTGCTACAGCGTGGCCGTGATTTCGCTGCCTACGAAGATCTTGACGACCGTTACGATCTGCGTCCAAGCGGCTGGATTGAGCCGAAAGGCGAATGGGGCAAAGGGAAAGTTGAACTGGTTGAAATCCCTACCGCGGATGAAACCAATGACAACATCGTTGCTTTCTGGACGCCGGATGTGTTGCCTGAAACGGGCAAACCGCTGGATATTAAATATCGTCTGCACTTTACGCGCGACGAAGATCAACTGCACTCCCCGAACATTGCCTATGTTCAACAAACTCGCCGTTCTGCCGGTGATGTTAAACAATCTAACCTGATCCGCCAGCCTGACGGCACGATCGCTTACATTGTGGATTTTGTTGGACCGAATTTAAAAGAGTTGGATGAGAACGCTCCGGTAGCCTCTCAGGTCAGCATTGGCGACAACGGCGAGATTGTAGAAAATAATGTTCGCTATAACCCGGTAACTCATGGCTGGCGTCTGACGCTGCGTTTGCGTGTGAAGGATGCGAAACAGCCGACTGAAATGAGAGCTGCGTTGGTTAATGGCGAGACGACATTGACTGAAACCTGGAGCAATCAGCTGCCTGCTAATGAATAA
- a CDS encoding DUF2946 domain-containing protein, protein MLLSALRRRSFPAWVGIFAILTIFIAPVISQTLVLHGAHAHENGTNPPSSAAHTTNAHDTTASTSHSGSIAEPRHNHTGHEMSRHHATQSHHSPSSPSMMMDHAACGYCVLFSYTPALFATGSLNPILTASLSEALVIHFISRIVLPERYASPVVRAPPF, encoded by the coding sequence ATGCTTTTGTCCGCGCTACGACGGCGAAGTTTCCCAGCCTGGGTCGGCATCTTCGCTATTTTGACCATTTTCATTGCCCCAGTGATTTCACAAACACTGGTGCTTCATGGGGCCCATGCTCATGAAAATGGTACAAACCCGCCTAGCTCGGCTGCACATACGACCAACGCGCATGATACAACAGCGTCCACCAGCCACAGCGGCAGTATAGCCGAACCGCGTCATAATCATACCGGACATGAGATGTCCCGGCATCACGCGACGCAATCACACCATTCGCCTTCATCACCGTCCATGATGATGGATCATGCCGCTTGCGGTTATTGCGTACTCTTTTCGTATACGCCGGCGCTGTTCGCAACAGGATCTCTCAATCCCATACTGACCGCGTCTTTATCTGAAGCGCTGGTTATTCACTTTATCTCCCGCATTGTCCTTCCTGAACGTTATGCTTCCCCTGTAGTCCGCGCCCCGCCTTTCTGA
- a CDS encoding PepSY-associated TM helix domain-containing protein — protein sequence MSHPNQASATAAASGARPAGETASDKHAMDNVSPRAAIVALFIRLHFYIGIFVGPFIFVAALTGTLYVLTPQIENRLYSHQLFTESQGTTYSLAEQIHAAQAGLAHHQDAKLLAIRPAPAAGETTRVMFALPELGPSESRAVFIDPVSLENRGSEIVYGTSGILPFRTWLDYLHRGLLLGDVGRNYSELAASWLWVAALGGIVIWWSTRHLSSATRRRKLKNSQTTTAKTQRLRHWHATMGLTLVLGLLFFSVTGLTWSQWAGSNISVARTALGWQTPSVNTQLPAPMSHHDMMHGHDMAAMATDEHAEHHASMPMGDAEAYSPALFDEVLAAARHAGIDANKIEIRPATKPHRAWTVSEIDRSWPTQVDAVSVNPDTLEIVDKTDFNTFPLAAKLTRWGVDAHMGVLFGLPNQLILAAFGLGLCTMIVWGYRMWWIRRPKSRHDANPVNTLTAALLLVPVFHRVLIALITLLLAVSLPVMGISLLIFLLIDVVRWYMNHPKQTIAKH from the coding sequence ATGTCACACCCTAATCAGGCATCAGCCACTGCTGCCGCCTCTGGCGCGCGCCCAGCCGGAGAAACGGCGTCGGATAAACACGCGATGGATAACGTATCGCCACGTGCCGCAATCGTTGCCCTGTTCATTCGGCTTCATTTTTATATCGGTATTTTTGTCGGTCCTTTTATTTTTGTCGCCGCTCTCACAGGGACGCTGTATGTCCTGACGCCGCAGATTGAAAATCGGCTGTATTCACACCAGCTTTTCACCGAAAGTCAGGGGACGACGTACTCTCTGGCTGAGCAAATCCATGCTGCACAGGCGGGGCTCGCTCACCATCAGGATGCAAAATTACTTGCGATACGTCCTGCACCTGCCGCCGGAGAAACCACCCGAGTTATGTTTGCCTTGCCGGAATTGGGGCCATCAGAAAGTCGCGCCGTTTTCATCGATCCCGTTTCACTGGAAAATCGCGGCAGTGAGATTGTTTACGGCACCAGCGGTATTCTGCCCTTCCGTACCTGGCTTGATTACCTGCACCGCGGGCTGCTGTTAGGCGATGTCGGGCGTAATTACAGCGAGCTGGCAGCATCCTGGCTGTGGGTTGCGGCACTGGGCGGCATTGTTATCTGGTGGTCAACCCGACATCTGTCGTCAGCGACCAGACGGCGGAAATTGAAGAATAGCCAGACGACAACAGCAAAGACGCAGCGTCTGCGCCACTGGCACGCCACGATGGGGCTGACCCTTGTGCTGGGTTTGCTCTTTTTCTCCGTAACGGGGTTAACCTGGTCGCAGTGGGCGGGAAGCAACATTTCTGTCGCGCGTACCGCGCTAGGGTGGCAGACCCCATCGGTGAACACGCAGTTGCCCGCACCGATGTCTCATCACGATATGATGCACGGTCACGATATGGCGGCGATGGCTACGGATGAACATGCTGAACACCATGCGTCAATGCCAATGGGGGATGCTGAAGCCTATTCGCCGGCGTTATTTGATGAGGTGCTGGCTGCCGCACGTCATGCCGGGATTGATGCCAATAAAATCGAAATCCGCCCAGCCACCAAGCCGCACCGTGCCTGGACCGTCAGTGAGATCGATCGTTCCTGGCCAACGCAGGTTGATGCCGTGTCGGTTAATCCAGATACGCTAGAGATTGTAGACAAAACCGATTTCAACACCTTTCCGCTTGCCGCCAAGCTCACCCGCTGGGGAGTGGATGCACACATGGGCGTGTTATTCGGTTTACCCAATCAACTCATCCTCGCGGCATTTGGTCTTGGGCTCTGTACGATGATTGTATGGGGTTATCGGATGTGGTGGATACGTCGTCCAAAATCTCGCCATGACGCCAATCCGGTCAACACGCTAACTGCGGCATTATTACTGGTCCCAGTCTTTCACCGCGTGCTGATTGCGCTTATTACGCTACTACTGGCC